A region of the Pelecanus crispus isolate bPelCri1 chromosome 1, bPelCri1.pri, whole genome shotgun sequence genome:
taaaaatttaaaaaaacataaaaacataaaacttCAGAGAAGTGTAGAAAGCAACATTAAAAGGAAACTTAAGAGGCCATCTGATACATTTCTATGCCTGAACATCTGTATCACCTGTTGCAAGATTCTAGTTCAAGACATTTGAAATTTAATCTCAAGtctctatgcttttttttttttaagaaacaggtATTTGGAGGCAAGGTGATGAAAGAAAGGATGGTCAGAGACCTGTAAAGGGGAAGCTAGAGGTGATGAGAGCAAGGCTGGACAAAAACCTGCAGAATGAAAACCAGTAGAAtaacagcagttttaaaatatgggaggagaaatacaaaaaaaaacccacccctccatacacatgcatataagcagacaaaaatgtcttttactgTGTGTCTCCTAATGACTCCCTCAGAGGAAAGGAGCCAAGAAGTATACAATAAAATGATAAAGCTGAGAAAGATACCACCTGAGAAAACCTATGGTAATGTAATTACCATTTCTATAGAataagtaactttttaaaaacatcagtcCATGAGTAAGTCTGTCCACAgttctggatttttttggtgtgtCTAGACAAGTAAAAGCATGTGCAATGGCTGGTTCAGAGCTTTGCACGTATTGACCAGCATGCTGGAGCTGCCTCTTGCAACAAAAAGGATAAAGTTATAACTTGCTTTCCCTTCCTTAGGACATTATGTTCCATCTTCCTCCTAACCTAGCTGTTGACTTTCTATAAAACTTACAATTCATCGGTTTTGGACATCCCACTCTGACATTCAGACGAAACTGGTCAATAGGTTCAACCAAGTATTGCTGTTaagagcagggacagcaggtgcataggaaagaaaagaaaaggattaaCATGCATAGGACTCGTTTACATGAGAAACCAGGgttaaatacataaaacaaccttaaagaagaaaaatatacatatcTGTCCTTCAATCAGTACCATCAGGAAAGGCAATCTGGCATTGGAAAACCTTTTTCTGAACTGGAGGAGGAAATATTTATGTAGGGCTTATTCCTGCTCCCATTCCAATAGGTGAAAAGCTATCATAAGTCTCaacctcagcagcagctctaattCCAAGAGGCCCAAACAGAAACAGagtgaaaatgcatttatttcgTCTTTCAGTTATTCTCTTCACAATGGACTTTAGAATTGCTTCATATCTGAAGCATTGCTGCCCTGTCCATAggtttaacagaaaaaaatctgaatggTTGCAATAATATTCATCTACAATGAGCATAAAGATAATTGATTTAAATAGCAAATTTACATATGTTCCACAAATCTCATTGTTCCAGTTCTCAGAGACTAGACATTATATAATGAGAAAATGTGAATTCATTTATCCAATGAACATAGAACAGCAAAACTGCTGTGTATTAGATCTGTAAATCACATGTACAGTATATTAAATTCACTTAGTAGACAGATAATTATGTTCCCACGAAAAAGccattataaataatgaataattaaatatatgtatgaCTTGACAAATAATGTGCCAGGATTATGCAGATAATTCATACTTAATTCAGTAGTTGCTTCACTGCTaacaaataataacaaatagACCATTGCATATTCTCCACCATGACGCATTTACTTTATTCAGATTTCCCAAATACATAGGTATCTGAACTTTTCAATTAATTTCACCCTAAGGTACTCAAAGCAAGCAATGCACATTACCAGGTAGACTCTTGAAAAGAAATCTATCTTAActcatttcctttctcattgCAGTCTTTATTCTGAGGAAGAATCAAAATGTCACTGCTGTAAGAGAAATTAAACTAGTAGAAGCTCTCTCTTCATGTACCCCTCTCTGGGCAAGGGATAGGTTTGAAGGTCAGTTCAGTGTTCTCCATCAGTACAAAATCATAtctgcacagctgcagcctaaaaaagtagaaaaagaaaaaaatgtgcacaATAGAAAAAGTTAACATTAAtagaaaagtatttcagtatttgaattattaaaccTCCAGTATTTACCACCTCTCAGAGACGGTACTCAGGACGAAAAGAAATATCTACTTGTCTTAAGTTTACACCCTATTTTATGCATCACTAGGGTAGTTTTGCTAGACTGAACAACAACCAGGACATCAGCTGGACGGTGCAGTGGCGTGAGTAAGAAGTGTATCACATTAGTCTGAAATATTAAGATGCAATACTTCATCCATTAAAGCTATTAATCTGCATTCAAATTAATTGTTTAGAACAATGGTCCAAGAACAGCCCTATTCCTGTTAACACTGGGcctgaataatttattttgagcTCTCTAGGTATCAAagtttctctgctttcattccacagagaaaagtagaaaaacacATCATAGTATCTTCTAACTCATTCAATTGCAATGACAGCATGTGTAAGAAAGTTTCATGCAAGAGAGTAATTTGTCATCTAAACACCAAGAAAACTCAGAACTGCATAATACTACACGAACATACACAGAGGTCACGAAAGGAgtcacacatacacaaaatgttactttttgaGGTCCACATAGATGCTCTACCTTTTagggcagaggcagaagcatAGCTCTGCCCTTCATGCACAACTATAGATAGATGGTGAGAGCTGGTTTCAACAGGCAAATGACTAGCACACCCTCTTATGGCACCTCTAAGGGCATACAAGCTACGatacttattttatttaaaattatcttctaTATTGCTCTCACAGATGTGGCTATACAACACAATGCACCTCAGACTGGGATGTAGCATACAGTGAACCAGCTAAAGGACAAAGCCTGAGAAAGAACATCCTGCCAGGCACTTCTGTTGTTGCCTGTTAGTGTGAGACTTCCAACCAGTCAAGGCTCTACCTGTCTGTATGTGAAAGGACTGTCAGATTTCTATATAAGAATTTGAGGCCCTTTAAGGACCCCACAAAGCTAAGACAGTAGATTTTGTGACTAAGAAGATCAAGACAAATTCTGGTATTCTGGCAAAGCACAGAATTTCATCCAGTCCTTCATTCTacaatttgttttgatttgaatTTAACAGTTTACTACTATATTATTTTTgtagagggagaaaaaaaagacataaaagcacagaaattgcCAGCATTTTAAAAGTCCTTACAAAAGACTGTGAAAGAATCCACAGGACAAATTTCCAACCAGAACAATGTAAGATTATTATATGCATCCATTTCCTGAGCTGACTTTTGATATCTCACGTAACAATACAATACTGTATTTTAGCACATTTGTAACACTATTTGCAACACAGCAGCACAATGTGTTAGCATGGCCAGGTCTCCAACAGCAGTCATCTCCTGGGAAGGGCTCTATCTAACCACAGGGGACACAATACAAACCATAATGAtgaatactaaaaataaaaacatatggtTTCCAACATATTGTATCTCATTTGAAGTGCAATCCATCTAAGCTTGTGATACTGAGTACCAGGAATGCCTTACGGGAGAGTAGCCCTCAGCGAGGAGCAGGTTCTCCAGTTCACTGACAAGGAGcaaaacacaaataatttttttgttcagtgaGGCTTTCATAATCACTCACTCCATGTGGCTTCTCTGCTGTCTACTAAAAAGCAAGGGCATACCACACTCTCTTGTTCAGTAGAAGTATGAATAAGGTCTTCTTTTCTATTAttcctgttcttgttttgttcaAAAAGCCAAAGGTGACTGGGCTAAGTGTCTTTGAGACATTCACCTTCCCCATCAATTGAGTTGGAATTAACTGACAGGTTCAAAAGCTTTTTGGGAGAACTGACACACGCAAGTTAGGAaggctttctggttttatggGTGAGCAGGAATGATTTATCTCAGAGACCAGAAGAAGAGTCTGAAAGTTATATGTACCTTTTGGCACTCCCACATTCACACACCATCTGTGTGAATAATGGACCAGCCCAGTAGACAATTGTCAGTGATATTCCCCAAACTCCCACTGTCTGCTATTAACCCAGTTCTACAGAGACTGAGACTCCTATTGTTTTTATCCCTGCACCTGTCCCCCAGTTTTTACCTACTACTTTGTTAtatgaataatttaaatatttctaatgtCGTTCCTAGTTGATTATCCTGCATTCAACTAATTGTTGTAATTATATGTAACTAAGGTAAATACAGGTAGTTATAATTACAATGAGCAATTATGTAATTATGCCAACCAATAGTGTTGTAACATCTGCATTTAAATTACCTTTACATGCTGATTCAATACACTATTTTCCATTGCTATCTAAAATGCCTATATGACTGCCATCTGTTGAGGCTCCATGTGAAGAACTTTAGTGGATCCTATATTAAAGCAAATCAAGTGCATCTTACTTCAAAACTAACAAGACTCAGagtaacagaaatgaaaactcaaaaccagaaagggaTGTTCACTGGAAGTCTTCCTTATTTGCTAGATCATTATCTGAAAAAGTCCTGAATGCTGATAGGCTTGCATGAAATGTGTCTTCTGATTTATCACCACTgggttgagaaaaaaaattgcaatatgATTTAGAGCTTTGACTATCTCTCATCAccaaatgctttgaaataaaatcatgcCAGTTCACCTGAGAGCTTGAGACTTATGGCCTTCAACAAGTTAATAAAGTCTAATGCATACACGTTTTGGGGAAATATTTTGATTACCGTTCTGTTTCTCTCTAGGTCTCTCCCACCCATCTCCTTCTTCtcaataaatatgaaatagcAGATTAATTTAATAAGGTTTCATAATTTTTACAAAGTATCATAACCAATTGCTACTAGACTATTATCATATACCAAATCAGAAAGCCTTAAATGTTCTTTCTCAAGTTAACAAAATATACTGACTTAAGACTTACTCATATTGTAATATTATTCCCACTCATTACTTATTCAATAACCAttattagattttatttttgattcTGACTTCGTTGAATCTGCCATTCATATGAAGCAAATTAACATAATAACTGAAACAAATTCACGTAATAACTCTAAAATAAAGTACTCTTGCTACTCCTGGATATTTCTTACCTATTCCATGTAAGAGGTTATTTTCACACGatgcaaatgtaaaatgtaGTTGCTAATGCTACTGTACAAGTAACTATGGAGATCTAAAAAATGAACATATGGCAATACTGCCCAGGtatttaaaaccagaatgtTTTTAGTAATAAGTAATAAAACTTAGTAATGACACTTAAATATCAAAAAATGCAGATGATTTCATTGTATGTGCAGGCAAGCATAGACTCTGTTTTGGTCTTGGAAGGTCTTTACCATCAGCAAGAAGACCAAAGACCTATTCCAGTCACACAAGTAGCTGAAGTGCTCCATGTCATATCTGAGTGTGAAAAGCTGTCTACAGACACAtgattaaaatcagaaaagtgTTTAATAAAATTTGTCTTCTGGAAGAGAACTTAACCATGCAGGTGTAAGTCAGGCAGATCTACATAAGTGGTCCTTGAAAACCCGTTGTGaccagacagcagcagcagcagcctgctgtaACAACCAGCACACTTGTTGACATCTACATGTACAAGAGATGCAAACTGAGGGTGCTGTGCACTAAATGCTAATGTACAGAGCAGCTCTTCCATGTGATAAATTTTATCCTAGGTAGGATGAGAAGGATATTTATGCATTTAGGAatatgtgattaaaaaaatcaacagagggAAATACACACCCTGAGCAGTTTAGTTGATACACACACAACTTTGATACATGACAAACACTTACCTTTCTGGATTATTAAGAGATTTCAGCCTCATCTGGAGAATCCTAAGCTTGTGTTTTGGGCCTACTAAAGTCTTCGTAGAAAAGGTCAAGGAAATTTTCGATATTTTGTCAAGGTCTTGGTGAAATCCAGTTACCATTTTGACTCTTTTATATTGCTGAAATGTTGAAGCttcactaaagaaaaatattatttctagtCAGGGTTTTGTTAGCTGAGTAATATTCAGTATTACTAGAGCATTATTATTAAGATCAGAAATCTTGTAAGATGTATCGACTTTGAGCATTCAGAACAAGGACACCTAGAACTGGATTCAAACCAGTACCATGCAAGGACCTGGGCTAGTTCATAAATGGAGAGAGGATCACCTCCGTGTGAGGAGCATTGGCTCTGACACTGAGCCATATGCAGGAAAAGGAGCCGTGGCCAAGTCTTAACAACCTCATGATACTTTTTTGACTTACAAGTTAACAAGTTAAAAGGCTTAGGAAACTCAGAAAATTAGTCCTATAAAGTGATAAAAAAGATTTAGAGACAAAGCACAGCATACCTATTCATTGCTGATTCTACTGTGTTTCCAGCATAATCTGTTATTTTAACTTTAATGAAACCTCTCTTGACGCTTTTATTCCAGGTAGTAATATCCAGTAAGTAGTTAtacactgcaaaaagaaataggaaataataAGATTCAAAGAATGACCTCAACAGGATACAGTTGTTATTATCACCCTGTTAAAAGTATTCACTGGCTGATGATAGGAATAATGACTCTTTACTTCTAAGTTATCAGCTCAAAGCAGAATAAGAAGGCTATTGACAAAAATTAGCTTCTACCAAATGGTTACTTGGAGTTTTGTGCAATCAGTGTATCATTTCCTCTAGTTCTTACATGGAAAGGATTTGCATCAGAAAGCTACCATCATAATTAGCATGAAGAGTTTGACCTGcctaaggaaaaaatgcaaaatcaagCCCTAACTAGCGCCTTCGGGTTTTGGCAAGCTCTCCAAAGAGGAGATATTTGAGCTACTACTGTAGCAACACTACTACATTACCCACCAAAGTGACATGTCCAGAGAACAGCTGAGGTACCTTGGCAGCGAGAGGGGAGAAACAGCATTGGCACAAGCTTTATGTATAGGCGAAGTGGGCATTTAGCTAGGTGAGCAGATTAATCACATGGTAAAAGCTGAAGAGAGGCATTATTCCTAAGCCTTGCTTGCCCAGCCTGAGCAGGTGCAGCAGTACAGGTCCTCCAAGCACCCTTCCCTCAGAGAATTCAACCTGCTAAAACTTCTGTGTGGATACTAGAAAAACTGCATGGGGAAgactgaggaagaggagagggattTGATTGCTTTACCACGCTccagccccttctccccctcccctggaGGGCCCATGGCCTCAGGAAAACAGGCTGGGTACCCGGGGCTGGTGCCCTCCGTGCACTGGCATGGAGCTGACCTGCTCTGCTTTGCCCTCGGAAACCCTGACCTGGCCTTCTACCGCACTTCTGTAACCATCACCAGTACTGGAACCGTGCTGTGGCTAACCAGAGGGAACACAAGTTTTCTGCTCCCAAAGCAGGGAAGCCAATTCAAACTCTTCTTCTGCAATTCTTCTCTCCTAAAAGGCCAAGACTCACTTCATATGAAAAACTTGTCCTGCTCAGGTTTACAGTGTCACTTAGTTTTAAGGCctcttgtttatttctttttcctcacgTTTTCAAAGGtctaataattaaaataaaaataccctCTTTTTCAGACTGGTTTAGTAGACTCATTTTTCTTGACTTTGCATATTTTCCCTTAAATTTATGCTGTCATTACAGTGTTTCTTATTCCTCGCCATGTGCCTCATCCTATATTTGGTAAtatttctccccttcttttgtCTCTTCTACCACCCCTGTCCCAGAATACTATacataatcttttctttctgccatgTACTCTTTCCACCATCAGGATTCTGCCTGGTTGGATTTTTGATGAATGCCCAGATTTTAATATGTGTGAGAGTGAaagcaaagctgtatttttctgtcgGAAGAATGAATGAGGAGAGAGACCTAGCAGCCTGTGCAGCGTTGGGAGCATGGAAGAGCAAAGCCTAAGCAAACAGGAGCAGGGGAGAACAGTGGTAGCAGGTTTGGGTTCAGCTGAAAGACCACTGGGAATAGGtgttattttatgtaaaatccATCACATCTTCGTTAACGTCTCCTTGGCCCTTTGGAAGAAACAGTGATGTACGTAAGCATGATTACCACTATAAAAAGAGATATTCAGTCCCTGGTCACAAAACTTGCCAAGATGATGGAAAAAGCTAATGGGAAAACTTGATTTCACTTGGAATTCCATGTAAGCCTATCCCCATACCCCAAATCAAAGAACCTTAAATATAGCCAATTAGAAGAATGTGCTAATATTTGCTTATGGTGGTAAAGTCtcttaataaaaacagaaattggATGAGAATCTAAACTGGAATCTAAATGGATAGGTTGATACCTAAACTGTTGCAGCTAAAGCCCATGCCATGAGAATTCATTCCCTTGGCGTATAACTCTGAAACAGTCAGCTAAGTTTTCCCTCCACTGTTTTACTCCTAGGGAGACACAGACTGTTAAAAGCTGGAGTAGCTTTAGTTGACTGTGGGGTGCTGTCCTCCTGGGGTGGAACACAGACATGTCTCTTTTTTGTCCCCCACCCAGGGCAGTCTCGCTTCCCATTTTTGCTCTCTGAAAATGGCAGCAATGATCCCATCTCAGCAGGTTCTCTCAGTCAAGCTTTTCCCCTATCACTTGATTCTCATTTTCTggcttccttcttcctcttggCAGTCCATCACATTACTTTTAAagtcacatttctttcttagttCACATGTTGCTTACTTTTCTGCCAGaatcattcttcttcctccagtcTGCGAACTGACACTTAGCTCATGGTTTATTACACCATTTTACACAGCAGATAACAATAACTTTCTACTTTTAACATGCTTTCACTCCAGATCAGCTAACAAATAACAGCCATAACATTTCATAAAGATTTTGTTATGTATTCAGTCACTCACTGCAGAATGGGTCTTGATCCGAAGTATCAAAGTAAGTTTTCGTTGGTGAACTTATTGGGATTAATAGTTTTTTCCATCGATCAGCATAATAACCTGAAATCcaaagtttaaatatttcatttcagacacTTAGCAAAATCATGATACACATATAATTACACAAAGTAGCTCACCCAAAGTGACAGATTtggctttaattttcttaaatattctcTGAGAAAGTAAATTGACTTGGAAAATGCAGGAATCCCCTGAGTATAATAGAATGTAGTATGCAAGTATTTCATTCTTCTAATATGTTAGTACCACTAAAATTGTCATGCTGTAATAGTTGGAATCTATTTAGTCTAGAGTACTATCTCCAAACAATAGTGCTTATAAACTCCTGCAGaggcaataaaaacaaacccaagaaagTAGCCCACATATTTGCAGAGAACAGTTACAGAACAGCTTCACATTAGgtaaaatttcttcctttctcttttgaatcattaaagtaaatatttttaaaccctTTAGTCTATAATTGTGgatattatttaataaaatgttagATACCCTGTAAACCTTCTAAGTGTATGGATGTAATGTAGAAAGAACTTTTGGTTTACACAATTCTATACTTACTGTCTTTGGGGCTTGATAACAGTCCTTGTTTCTAAAACAGCTGATCCTATTCTCCCCCTCTTGATTTCTTTACCTAGACTGGGCAACAAGGGCTAGttccaggctgcagagctgccgcTGCAAGGCAGCAAGCAGGAAAGCTTGCAGTAGAAGGATGCTATTTCTCCTCGCAGTTCCCAGATTCAGCTGCCTGCCTTTTCCTCCTAGGTTCTAcggttattaaaaaaaaaaaaaaaaaaaaaaaagggtggcaGCTGACTGGTCAAATAGTTCTCTACCTCTAGCTCAGGTAGTCTGTGTAAGTGCATCAGGCATGGCTAATAACCATGCTGGGGAAGTCCTGGCATCTTTCTGCCCTACTGTAAGGTCCCATTATGGTTGggttttattataaaaaagCATACAGTCTATCTATGCTTTTTCTTCAAACCTGATCTAACTAATATAGGGTGTACATCCTAATGTAAGGATGTAAGAAAGACAAGGTACAAATTGAAAGTTAACTtctacttaaatatttaaaaaatttcattCTTAAGAAAACCCTGCCAACTAGGAAATGCTGACACTATTGTAGCTCTTTGCAAACTGTCCCCAGAGCCTCTctaaaagcaataaaaccccaaacaactaAAAATCCCTGCAAATAAAAGCTTGATTCCAAAAGAAGAGCCAGAGAAACCATGAAGTTGCTATAAACATTATTACTCTTAAATAAAAACCACAGGTACTCTAGGGATGATAACACACTGTGAAAGCCTAAAGTGATGAACTAAGTAGAAGCAGTTTCTCTGTAGAAAGGAAATACACTGTGAATCCATTTCAGACTGGAAAGCATAATGATCGAAGATTAGGAACATTCAGCACCTGTGTCTAACAGAGATAACTATAAAGCAGACAAAACCATAAACTTTAAACTACTTTAGACAGTATGCAGCTCTGCACGCAATCAATCTCTACAGATCCCTTAACATGATACTACAGATCTCTGGAGTAGCCCCAGAAAGAGCTCGTCTGGATTTTCCGGAAAATCTCACCCAGCCTAGAGTAGATATCCTAAAGCTTACCCAGTACTGGACAGGACATTGGCTGGAAAGCTTCACAATCAACACATTTCCCTCTCTTGTAATCCAAGTAAGAGTCACAAGGATATGTTATTATGTTGCACCTTCTTTTCAAAGATGAtaagaagaggaagacagaTCTTTGATGGTCACACTTAAAATACTGAAGtccttcaggaaagaaaaaacgAAATATACAAAGAATATGTAGTCACTTTTCTTCATGAAAGACAAGATGTTATCAAAGTGATCCCATTTACCTGAGTCACTCTTAGTTAGCCATGCTTTTATCTTCTGGTTAATTGACCACCAAGTGTAAATAatggatgcacacacacaagaagaagaaactgaagactATTTTGAATATTACAGGTACAGAGAAAAATCTACAGGGTTTTACATGTAAGAAATAGTCTACTAAGTCCTATCAAATTTACAGAATTTATTTGTTATAAAGCATGAGTCTGAGTTAAAATTTGCCTTGTTGCATCCAGTGCGGAACATTTTGGCAGAAAAATTACCGTGAGGAATACTTCAGAGATTcttctctctggtttttttggggggtaatAAATTAGTTCCTCTACTAGCAAAACAAACAATGAGAATTGTACACATGAAGATGATCCTGAGTCTTAAGGGAACCTCCCATACTCACAGACATACAAGTGGAAGCCCTATGCTTTTGCAGCAGCTCTAATTCAGAGCAGCACTGTGCAGATTTGTAATAGAAACATAGACAGACATAAACATATCCAAAAAGAGTAAACAAAAACAATGGGCAGAAATCTTGCCTAAGATTTATAGAGGTGAAATAAGCAAAATTCTGCAGCAAAAGATCATGTCGTAAAACTTGTTTTCATCCCAGAGCCTAAAAGACCTGTCCAAAACCTGTTCATCATTGCCAACCAGGAGGAACCTAAGCCACAGTGAAGATCTGAAAGCCTTGCCTTTCATGTCATATGCAAGTGATACTGTCCAAACCACTTGGACACAAACATCTTCCCCCATGCCTAGCCatatataaacacagaaaaacaatgatCACTATATGTAGGTTGTATAGATAATATAATAATTCCATCATACCAATAATAATGGTTTGGTGGAATACGTATGCTTATAGgaagatctttttttaaaaaaaaagatgtcaaaAGTCTTTGTTATTTCTCATTTGCTGAGTGGGGATGCAAAAGACAGAATACAATGCCCCCAGCTCCCATATTACCGAATATGTGCAGTGTCCATTGAATTCAGTGTAACCTTTTCTGATTTGTTCTCAAAAGTCTTTTCTTATTAAttgaacacatttttatttaccaCTGAATATTGTTTGTGGACAACCAGGCTGATCCGTTCCTCCATTTGGATAGAAATCAATGGTTCCTAAAGGTTTCTTGAAACCTAGTGCTAAAGTAAAAACATCATGAATCAAAAAAACATAAACAGAGTTATGCAGT
Encoded here:
- the LIPI gene encoding lipase member I, yielding MLKLCFFICLLYWVKSDEEKKCPEFTDLNIGNALSGTELKVQLLLYTRENSNCSERLIEHNVTASEYLNTSKKIVLVIHGFRPTGSSPAWLGDIKELLLASEDINLIIVDWNRGATTVNYITAVENCRKVAEILKNYVDQMLVGGASLDNVYMIGVSLGAHIAGFVGQKYNGKIGRITGLDPAGPSFTREPPEGRLDRTDAQFVDVIHSDTDALGFKKPLGTIDFYPNGGTDQPGCPQTIFSGLQYFKCDHQRSVFLFLSSLKRRCNIITYPCDSYLDYKRGKCVDCEAFQPMSCPVLGYYADRWKKLLIPISSPTKTYFDTSDQDPFCMYNYLLDITTWNKSVKRGFIKVKITDYAGNTVESAMNSEASTFQQYKRVKMVTGFHQDLDKISKISLTFSTKTLVGPKHKLRILQMRLKSLNNPERLQLCRYDFVLMENTELTFKPIPCPERGT